In Thalassospira sp. ER-Se-21-Dark, one genomic interval encodes:
- a CDS encoding PDR/VanB family oxidoreductase, which produces MPEVTVQQVHDLTDRIRGFDLVAANGTSLPPAEPGAHIKLTVTDTAGQSVKRSYSIINPGEPDLYRIAVLREEGGEGGSMYMHQKVKTGDVLEIDLPQNDFPLVESAAKTILIAGGIGITPILAMATALQQAGKDFVLHYACRNHADMALMTEVLDAANGRCALYFDGGDAKRSMPLASILGTAEAGKHIYVCGPGGLIDAVLDTARRNRWASENVHYERFTTPAAQLDDTSFEVHLAQSGQTFEVPVGKSVLDVLIDEGIDPLYDCKKGNCGICTSVVISHDGDLSHRDAYLSDSQKAQNDQMCICVSRMQSSGRLTLDL; this is translated from the coding sequence ATGCCTGAAGTTACCGTTCAACAGGTCCATGACCTGACCGACCGCATACGCGGTTTTGATCTTGTCGCCGCCAACGGCACAAGCCTGCCGCCCGCCGAACCAGGTGCGCATATCAAACTCACCGTCACCGACACAGCCGGCCAGTCTGTTAAACGGTCCTATTCGATCATCAATCCGGGGGAGCCTGATCTCTATCGGATCGCCGTACTGCGCGAAGAAGGCGGCGAAGGCGGGTCCATGTATATGCATCAAAAGGTCAAAACCGGTGATGTCCTTGAAATCGACCTGCCGCAAAACGACTTCCCGCTTGTTGAGAGTGCGGCCAAAACCATCCTGATTGCCGGCGGCATTGGCATCACCCCGATCCTTGCGATGGCGACCGCCCTACAACAGGCCGGCAAGGATTTCGTCCTGCACTATGCCTGCCGCAACCACGCCGACATGGCCCTGATGACCGAGGTGCTTGATGCCGCTAACGGGCGTTGCGCGCTTTATTTCGACGGTGGCGACGCAAAACGGAGCATGCCGCTTGCCAGCATCCTTGGCACGGCGGAGGCAGGCAAACACATCTATGTCTGCGGCCCGGGCGGGCTGATTGATGCCGTGCTTGATACCGCACGCCGCAATCGCTGGGCGTCAGAGAATGTTCATTATGAACGCTTCACCACACCTGCCGCACAGCTTGATGACACCAGTTTCGAAGTTCATCTGGCGCAAAGCGGCCAGACATTCGAAGTGCCGGTTGGCAAATCAGTTCTGGATGTCCTGATCGATGAAGGCATCGATCCGCTTTACGACTGCAAAAAGGGCAATTGCGGGATCTGTACATCGGTTGTGATTTCGCATGACGGTGATTTGTCGCATCGCGACGCCTATCTCAGCGACAGCCAAAAAGCCCAGAACGATCAGATGTGCATTTGCGTCTCCCGCATGCAAAGTAGCGGTCGCCTGACGCTCGATCTCTAA
- a CDS encoding aromatic ring-hydroxylating dioxygenase subunit alpha, translating to MFLRNFWYVAGWDGEIGRTPVARTICNENVVLYRRADRSLVALEDSCPHRLLPLSQGYVEGDRLVCGYHGLEFDGDGACVHMPNQQSIHPEACVRAYPVVEKDRFVWVWIGDKEKADEALVPEIPHASEEGWVFDGGTYDVKCGYELLVDNLMDLSHETYVHPSSIGQLEITESLPQTRSDDESVTVERWMENIVPPPFWANNLKSKEVCDRWQICTFTLPSNVMIDVGVALAGTGAQQGDRSKGVTGIVVNCMTPETETTCRYYWGMVRNFDIDDNGLTQNIKDAQAKVFYEDLEVVEGQQANMLRHPERKLLNFNIDVGGVRARRLIDRALAAAAE from the coding sequence ATGTTCCTGCGTAACTTCTGGTACGTCGCAGGCTGGGATGGCGAAATTGGTCGCACCCCCGTCGCGCGCACGATCTGCAATGAAAATGTCGTTTTGTATCGCCGTGCCGACCGGTCATTGGTCGCGCTTGAAGACAGCTGCCCGCATCGTCTTCTGCCGCTAAGCCAGGGCTATGTCGAAGGCGACCGTCTGGTGTGTGGCTATCACGGATTGGAATTTGATGGTGACGGCGCATGCGTGCATATGCCCAACCAGCAAAGCATCCACCCGGAAGCCTGTGTTCGCGCCTATCCGGTGGTCGAGAAAGACCGCTTTGTCTGGGTCTGGATCGGCGACAAGGAAAAGGCTGACGAGGCACTGGTGCCGGAAATTCCGCATGCATCCGAAGAAGGCTGGGTCTTTGACGGCGGGACGTATGATGTGAAATGCGGGTATGAGCTTTTGGTCGATAACCTGATGGATCTGAGCCACGAGACCTATGTGCATCCATCCAGCATCGGTCAGCTTGAAATCACCGAGAGCCTGCCGCAGACACGGTCCGATGACGAAAGCGTCACGGTCGAGCGCTGGATGGAAAATATCGTGCCGCCGCCGTTCTGGGCCAATAACCTGAAATCCAAGGAAGTCTGCGATCGCTGGCAGATCTGCACCTTTACCTTGCCATCCAATGTGATGATTGATGTCGGCGTTGCGCTTGCCGGGACCGGTGCGCAACAAGGTGATCGGTCCAAGGGTGTAACCGGCATTGTCGTGAACTGCATGACGCCGGAAACAGAAACCACGTGCCGCTATTACTGGGGCATGGTGCGCAACTTTGACATCGATGATAACGGGCTGACCCAAAACATCAAAGATGCGCAGGCCAAGGTGTTCTATGAGGATCTTGAAGTTGTCGAAGGCCAACAGGCCAACATGCTGCGTCATCCGGAACGCAAGCTTTTGAATTTCAATATTGATGTGGGCGGTGTGCGTGCACGGCGTCTGATTGATCGGGCACTTGCTGCTGCGGCGGAATAA
- a CDS encoding GntR family transcriptional regulator, whose amino-acid sequence MSKHGQRVLITLRKMIANGELPPGERVAEIPIAERLGVSRTPVRIAFRTLEQEGLLRKGDRRGYTVRAITPTEIADAIEVRGVLEGLAARLASERGISLPARSHLIECLSTGDALFSKGFLTDEDMEIYHDFNMRFHNTIIEASRNIAIEDALSRNDHLPFASVSSIAFNRDDMTGEFRRFNFSHMQHHIIFDAIDNGQGARAEALMREHANAALRYTQILGPTQDMPDNFTVIEREDTA is encoded by the coding sequence ATGAGTAAACACGGCCAGCGCGTCCTGATCACCTTGCGGAAAATGATCGCCAACGGGGAACTTCCACCGGGCGAACGGGTTGCAGAAATCCCGATTGCTGAACGGCTTGGCGTATCGCGCACACCGGTCCGGATTGCCTTTCGGACACTCGAACAGGAAGGCCTGCTGCGCAAAGGGGATCGTCGCGGCTACACCGTGCGCGCCATCACCCCGACCGAAATTGCCGACGCCATCGAAGTGCGCGGTGTACTCGAAGGACTTGCCGCCCGCCTTGCCAGCGAACGCGGTATTTCCCTTCCGGCCCGCAGCCACCTGATTGAATGCCTTTCCACGGGTGATGCCTTGTTTTCCAAGGGTTTCCTGACCGATGAGGACATGGAAATCTATCACGATTTCAACATGCGCTTTCACAACACCATCATCGAAGCCAGCCGCAACATCGCCATCGAAGATGCGCTGTCACGCAATGATCACCTGCCATTTGCATCCGTATCGTCCATCGCCTTCAACCGCGATGACATGACCGGGGAATTCCGCCGATTCAATTTCAGCCACATGCAGCATCACATCATTTTCGATGCCATCGACAACGGCCAGGGGGCGCGCGCCGAAGCCCTGATGCGTGAACATGCCAATGCGGCATTGCGCTATACGCAAATCCTTGGTCCGACACAGGATATGCCCGACAACTTCACCGTCATCGAACGCGAAGATACCGCATAA
- a CDS encoding TRAP transporter substrate-binding protein produces MFKRLFVSAAVAAGCLASALSAQAEPEFTFVLEHVLGPKATAQAKFLEPWAKRIEEQSDGRIKIEIYPAMALGGKPTELYSHIRDGAVDLGWSALGYTPGVYPRSEVFELPFVHTGSAAITNMAIQDIYEEHLSQDFDDIKPLLIHVHTGQAIFTTEKKIESLADVEGMKLRAPSRTGAWMLESWGAQPVSMPVPDLPQALSLGVVDGALIPHEVAIPFKIPDMTQYAIEGDQGVRFGTLVFMFAMNKDRYEALPDDLKKVIDDNSGQNIAREIGEAWDAIEPRGEEIFAKSGELVTLSADETAKFAAKADEVIDRWIAEMNDKGVDGAAIVAAARAAIAKNSQ; encoded by the coding sequence ATGTTTAAACGCCTGTTTGTATCGGCAGCAGTTGCTGCTGGCTGTTTGGCAAGCGCGCTTTCTGCGCAGGCTGAACCGGAATTTACCTTCGTTTTGGAACATGTGCTGGGGCCAAAGGCTACGGCACAGGCCAAATTCCTTGAGCCATGGGCCAAGCGGATCGAGGAACAATCGGACGGTCGCATCAAGATCGAGATTTACCCGGCGATGGCGCTTGGTGGCAAACCGACCGAGCTTTACAGCCATATTCGCGATGGTGCGGTTGATCTGGGGTGGAGTGCGCTTGGTTATACGCCGGGTGTCTATCCGCGCAGTGAAGTGTTCGAGCTGCCGTTTGTTCATACCGGCAGTGCGGCCATCACCAACATGGCCATTCAGGATATCTATGAAGAGCACCTGTCGCAGGACTTTGATGATATCAAGCCGTTGCTGATCCATGTCCATACCGGGCAGGCAATTTTCACCACCGAGAAAAAGATCGAAAGCCTTGCCGATGTCGAAGGCATGAAACTGCGCGCACCGTCGCGTACCGGTGCCTGGATGCTGGAAAGCTGGGGGGCACAGCCGGTCAGCATGCCGGTGCCAGATTTGCCGCAGGCCTTGTCGCTTGGTGTCGTGGATGGTGCGTTGATCCCGCACGAGGTCGCCATTCCGTTCAAGATCCCGGATATGACCCAGTATGCCATCGAGGGTGATCAGGGTGTCCGGTTCGGCACGCTGGTCTTCATGTTCGCGATGAACAAGGATCGCTATGAAGCCCTGCCAGATGATCTGAAAAAGGTCATCGATGATAACTCCGGCCAGAACATTGCGCGCGAAATTGGCGAGGCATGGGATGCGATTGAACCCCGCGGTGAAGAGATTTTCGCCAAATCGGGTGAGTTGGTGACGCTTTCAGCCGATGAAACCGCAAAGTTTGCCGCAAAGGCCGATGAAGTGATTGATCGCTGGATCGCGGAAATGAATGACAAGGGCGTCGATGGTGCCGCCATTGTCGCGGCTGCACGTGCGGCGATTGCCAAAAACAGCCAGTAA
- a CDS encoding TRAP transporter substrate-binding protein, protein MKKMVSSLLAVSALGAGFAATPAFAEELSVVGSWSSLPLYKQYESPFWTETLPADSNGEITVQMTTHDQMGIGVGDVFRLVNDGVFDVAMTVGDYAVGDAPELEGLDVPLVANTAAEAKAMVEAARPMVDDIFAERFNSKVLAVAPYPPQVVFCAGEVNSLADLKDKKVRGSGRMTTKFLEALGAVGVNVAFSEVPGALERGVIDCAVTGAGSGYSAGWWEVSDHLMTIPLGGWDPVVTAMNMDKWNSLSSDMQSFIMDEVKTKFEAPAWASAADALSNDVACLTGNGACPAGDPASMTLVEVSESDLAKAKEILTSTVLPEWAERAGNDWVARWNDSVGKTVGVTVPLN, encoded by the coding sequence TTCTTCCCTTTTGGCAGTTTCCGCACTTGGTGCGGGATTCGCCGCCACCCCGGCATTTGCCGAGGAGCTTTCCGTTGTCGGTAGCTGGAGCAGCCTGCCGCTTTACAAGCAGTATGAAAGCCCGTTCTGGACCGAAACCCTGCCCGCAGATTCCAATGGCGAGATCACGGTTCAGATGACGACACACGACCAGATGGGGATCGGTGTCGGCGACGTGTTTCGTCTGGTAAATGATGGCGTTTTCGACGTTGCGATGACAGTTGGTGACTATGCCGTTGGTGATGCCCCGGAACTTGAGGGCCTTGACGTACCGCTTGTCGCCAACACTGCCGCCGAAGCCAAAGCCATGGTCGAAGCGGCCCGTCCGATGGTCGATGACATCTTTGCAGAGCGCTTTAACTCCAAGGTTCTTGCTGTTGCACCGTACCCGCCGCAAGTTGTTTTCTGTGCTGGCGAAGTCAATTCCCTTGCCGATCTGAAGGACAAGAAAGTCCGTGGATCGGGTCGTATGACAACAAAATTCCTCGAAGCGCTTGGCGCGGTTGGGGTGAATGTCGCCTTCTCCGAAGTTCCGGGTGCGCTTGAGCGCGGCGTGATTGACTGTGCTGTGACGGGTGCTGGTTCGGGCTATAGCGCCGGCTGGTGGGAAGTTTCTGATCACCTGATGACCATTCCGCTTGGTGGTTGGGACCCTGTTGTTACGGCCATGAACATGGACAAATGGAACAGCCTGTCATCCGACATGCAGAGCTTCATCATGGATGAAGTCAAAACCAAGTTCGAGGCCCCTGCATGGGCATCTGCGGCTGATGCATTGAGCAATGATGTTGCCTGCCTGACCGGCAATGGCGCATGCCCGGCAGGTGATCCGGCCAGCATGACACTTGTTGAGGTTTCGGAAAGTGACCTGGCAAAAGCCAAGGAAATCCTGACCTCCACCGTTCTGCCCGAGTGGGCCGAGCGTGCTGGTAATGACTGGGTTGCACGCTGGAACGATAGCGTCGGCAAGACTGTCGGTGTTACCGTACCGCTTAACTGA
- a CDS encoding Dps family protein — translation MQIDIGINESNRTAIADGLGRVLADSYALYLKTHNFHWNVTGPMFQTLHTMFEEQYTELATAIDEVAERIRSLGAYAPASFSAYSELTAIKEEKSVPAAKDMIAQLVEGHETVIKTARSLYPICDSSDDDATADLLTARIQVHEKTAWMLRSLLEG, via the coding sequence ATGCAGATCGATATCGGCATCAATGAATCCAACCGCACCGCTATCGCCGACGGACTTGGCCGCGTTCTGGCCGACAGCTATGCGCTATATTTGAAAACGCACAATTTCCACTGGAACGTGACGGGTCCGATGTTCCAGACCCTGCACACCATGTTTGAAGAACAGTACACCGAACTGGCAACCGCAATTGACGAAGTCGCCGAACGCATCCGTTCGCTGGGCGCCTATGCCCCGGCCAGCTTCTCAGCCTACAGCGAACTGACCGCGATCAAGGAAGAAAAAAGTGTGCCTGCCGCCAAGGACATGATTGCGCAACTGGTCGAAGGCCATGAAACCGTGATCAAGACCGCGCGTTCGCTCTATCCGATTTGCGATAGCTCGGATGATGATGCCACCGCAGACCTTCTGACCGCCCGCATTCAGGTCCATGAAAAAACCGCCTGGATGCTGCGTTCCCTGCTTGAAGGCTAA
- a CDS encoding TRAP transporter large permease, with translation MITAVTVSLLGLLALSIPVGIVLFLLGIGVDQFFTPFPLLRGLGQVVWSSSNSSTLIAIPFFVLLGEVLVRGGIAAKTYEALDKWFSWLPGGLVHANIGTATMFSATSGSSVATAATVATVAMPQADKLGYDPKLFSGAIAAGGTLGIMIPPSINLIVYGFLTETSIPRLFLAGLVPGLVMAVAFMLVTAAICKVKPSLGGQSRSFSWAERFGGLRHLVPIFLLFFVVIGSIYAGWATPTESAAVGVAIAMIIAAFNKGVSNEMIKMCLLGTVRITAMIMLVIIGAYFLNFTLTAAGMGRELKELLVGLNLSPMGTLLVVILLYIVLGFFIETLSLMVATIPIIVPIMTAMGFDKVWFGILLIVLIEMALITPPVGLNLYVVQGARKSGQLSEVMLGAVPYVLVMLAMIVGLIFLPEIALFLPDYL, from the coding sequence ATGATTACAGCAGTTACGGTTTCGCTGTTGGGGCTTCTGGCCTTGTCCATTCCGGTCGGTATTGTGCTTTTCCTTCTCGGTATCGGTGTCGATCAGTTTTTCACGCCCTTTCCGCTGTTGCGCGGTTTGGGACAGGTGGTCTGGTCTTCTTCAAATTCCTCGACCCTGATTGCCATACCGTTCTTTGTTTTGCTCGGTGAGGTGCTTGTGCGCGGTGGTATTGCCGCCAAGACCTATGAAGCACTCGATAAGTGGTTCTCATGGCTGCCCGGTGGGTTGGTCCATGCCAATATCGGCACGGCGACAATGTTTTCGGCGACTTCGGGGTCGTCTGTTGCCACGGCTGCGACGGTTGCGACTGTGGCAATGCCGCAGGCCGACAAGTTGGGCTATGACCCGAAACTGTTTTCCGGCGCCATTGCCGCAGGCGGCACGCTTGGGATCATGATCCCGCCATCGATCAACTTGATTGTCTATGGGTTCCTGACCGAAACATCGATCCCGCGTTTGTTCCTTGCGGGACTGGTGCCGGGGCTGGTGATGGCTGTTGCCTTCATGCTTGTGACCGCGGCGATTTGCAAGGTGAAGCCAAGTCTTGGCGGACAAAGCCGTTCGTTTAGCTGGGCGGAGCGGTTTGGTGGCTTAAGGCATCTTGTGCCGATCTTCCTGCTGTTCTTTGTTGTGATCGGGTCAATCTATGCCGGATGGGCGACACCAACAGAATCAGCAGCCGTCGGTGTTGCCATCGCCATGATCATCGCCGCCTTTAACAAAGGTGTATCGAACGAGATGATCAAGATGTGCCTGCTGGGGACAGTTCGGATCACGGCGATGATCATGCTGGTGATCATCGGGGCCTACTTCCTGAACTTCACCCTGACCGCAGCAGGCATGGGTCGGGAGCTCAAGGAACTTCTGGTCGGACTTAATCTTAGTCCAATGGGGACGTTGCTTGTTGTTATTTTGCTCTACATCGTGCTGGGCTTCTTTATTGAAACCTTGTCGCTGATGGTTGCGACCATTCCGATCATTGTGCCGATCATGACAGCGATGGGCTTTGACAAGGTCTGGTTTGGAATCCTTTTGATCGTCTTGATCGAAATGGCTTTGATCACCCCGCCTGTCGGATTGAACCTCTATGTCGTGCAGGGTGCCCGAAAATCAGGTCAACTGTCCGAGGTCATGCTGGGGGCTGTTCCCTATGTTCTTGTGATGTTGGCGATGATCGTCGGTCTGATCTTCTTGCCGGAAATCGCACTTTTCCTGCCTGACTATCTCTGA
- a CDS encoding DUF2848 domain-containing protein, producing MQMNFTLAGTEITFDIDHCTVAGWTGRDAAAIQHHIDELAAIGVKPPSSVPLYYRTASGMVTQQACIEVVGKGTSGEVEPFLIACDGELYLGLASDHTDRELEAHSVALSKQICEKPVASEIWRFDEVKDHIEQIEMRSWVQEQDGDDWVLYQEGTIASIRPLSDLIEGSQLMGNAANGTASVMLCGTLGAKGGVRPARRFKMALHDPVLDRTITHAYEIRELPEIA from the coding sequence ATGCAGATGAACTTTACCCTGGCAGGGACCGAAATCACCTTTGATATCGACCATTGCACTGTTGCAGGATGGACGGGCAGGGATGCTGCGGCGATCCAGCACCATATCGACGAGCTTGCCGCGATCGGTGTTAAACCGCCGTCAAGCGTGCCGCTTTATTATCGGACCGCCTCAGGGATGGTAACCCAGCAGGCCTGTATCGAGGTTGTCGGAAAGGGAACATCGGGCGAAGTCGAGCCGTTCCTGATTGCTTGTGACGGCGAACTTTACCTTGGCCTTGCGTCCGATCATACGGATCGCGAGCTTGAAGCCCACTCGGTCGCGCTGTCCAAGCAGATTTGCGAAAAGCCCGTTGCCTCTGAAATCTGGCGCTTTGACGAGGTCAAAGACCATATCGAGCAGATTGAAATGCGGTCCTGGGTTCAGGAACAGGATGGCGATGACTGGGTGCTTTATCAGGAAGGAACGATTGCTTCGATCCGCCCGTTAAGTGATCTGATCGAAGGATCGCAATTGATGGGGAATGCTGCCAACGGCACGGCATCTGTCATGCTGTGCGGTACACTTGGCGCAAAGGGCGGGGTTCGCCCGGCACGCCGTTTCAAAATGGCGTTGCATGATCCAGTACTTGATCGCACGATCACGCACGCCTATGAAATTAGGGAACTGCCAGAAATCGCATAA
- a CDS encoding amidase family protein: MGVMVDKARQAIDKVNQLGELKDKIFTEFDSERILKAAAEAEQYCAQNPGAPLAGMLVSVKDLYDEAGIATTAASELLKGRAPAEADSECVRRIKAAGAIPFGRTTLSEFAYSGVGLNPHYGTPGNIFDAEGIPGGSTSGGGLTVAHGIVDLALGTDTGGSIRIPSAINGLYGIKPSRLSVPGAGVHPLAKSFDTPGPLAGDLETAIRAFEVLTDITVTPPEDAAKSLRIGVPMNAFVDGLDDRVKADFAMICAKLKKAGHELIEIDFAFIARNAILNKMLVSFEAHRIYAKDFAKLETVGDPRVLSRMKFADTLSSDEVIDAYAKRTDIVSMFGAAMAEVDVMIAPTLPRMAPKIAEVEADFDNLNALMLRNTGYLNLVDACAMSMPVQIKGEVAPAALMIGAPHGHDQAILAAARLIDPLFG; this comes from the coding sequence ATGGGCGTGATGGTTGACAAGGCCAGACAAGCAATCGACAAGGTCAATCAACTTGGCGAGCTTAAGGACAAGATCTTTACCGAGTTTGATTCTGAGCGGATTTTAAAGGCTGCTGCCGAGGCGGAGCAATATTGCGCGCAAAATCCCGGTGCTCCGCTTGCAGGGATGCTGGTATCGGTCAAGGATCTGTATGACGAGGCGGGCATTGCCACCACGGCGGCATCCGAACTTTTGAAGGGGCGCGCACCAGCCGAGGCCGACAGCGAATGCGTGCGTCGCATCAAGGCTGCCGGGGCCATTCCGTTTGGCCGAACGACGCTCAGCGAGTTTGCCTATTCCGGTGTCGGGCTTAATCCGCATTACGGCACGCCGGGCAATATCTTTGACGCAGAGGGCATTCCGGGTGGCTCGACATCGGGCGGTGGTTTGACCGTGGCACACGGGATTGTTGATCTGGCGCTTGGCACGGATACGGGTGGCTCGATCCGTATTCCATCCGCGATCAACGGGCTTTATGGCATCAAGCCAAGCCGCCTTTCGGTGCCGGGGGCGGGTGTTCATCCGTTGGCTAAAAGTTTTGATACGCCGGGGCCGTTGGCGGGCGATCTTGAAACCGCCATTCGTGCGTTCGAAGTCCTAACCGACATCACCGTGACACCGCCAGAAGACGCGGCAAAATCGCTTCGCATTGGCGTGCCGATGAACGCGTTTGTCGATGGGCTCGATGACCGGGTGAAGGCAGACTTTGCGATGATCTGTGCAAAGCTGAAAAAGGCGGGGCATGAGCTGATCGAGATTGATTTTGCTTTCATCGCCAGGAACGCGATCCTCAATAAGATGCTGGTGTCGTTCGAAGCGCACCGGATCTATGCCAAGGATTTCGCAAAGCTTGAAACCGTGGGTGATCCGCGCGTTTTGTCGCGGATGAAGTTTGCCGATACGCTTTCAAGTGATGAGGTGATCGACGCCTATGCCAAGCGGACCGATATCGTGTCGATGTTCGGGGCGGCGATGGCGGAAGTGGATGTGATGATCGCGCCGACCTTGCCGCGCATGGCGCCCAAGATTGCCGAGGTCGAAGCCGACTTTGATAACCTGAATGCGCTGATGCTGCGCAATACCGGTTACCTGAACCTGGTCGATGCCTGCGCGATGTCGATGCCGGTTCAGATCAAAGGCGAGGTTGCACCAGCAGCCCTTATGATCGGGGCGCCACATGGGCATGATCAGGCGATCCTGGCAGCAGCCCGGTTGATTGATCCGCTGTTTGGCTGA
- a CDS encoding TRAP transporter small permease gives MTENLIAAIRRANRIIALSVGFVLTGSVILIIAEILLREAGISLGGAEEISGYVMAGVASWGLSYALTELAHVRIDLIRLRLQERGKAFLDLLAIVTLAAVATIVAVQCWPVLSKTIERGSTANTPLETPLWIPQLVWFSGWLWFALCSCALVILTLVLLMRRNFDTADSLVGARSELELES, from the coding sequence GTGACCGAAAACTTGATTGCGGCCATCCGCCGCGCCAATCGCATCATCGCGTTGTCCGTCGGATTTGTTCTGACGGGCAGCGTGATCCTGATCATCGCGGAAATTCTGCTACGTGAAGCCGGAATTTCTCTGGGCGGTGCCGAAGAAATTTCTGGCTACGTCATGGCCGGTGTTGCCAGTTGGGGGCTTTCCTATGCGCTGACCGAGTTGGCGCATGTCAGAATTGACCTTATCCGGCTCCGTTTGCAGGAACGCGGAAAGGCATTCCTTGATTTGTTGGCAATTGTCACCCTTGCTGCGGTGGCAACGATTGTCGCCGTCCAGTGTTGGCCGGTTCTTTCAAAAACCATTGAACGCGGATCGACCGCGAACACGCCGCTTGAAACGCCGCTTTGGATACCTCAGTTGGTCTGGTTTTCCGGTTGGCTGTGGTTTGCGCTGTGTTCCTGTGCGTTGGTGATCCTTACTCTGGTGTTGCTGATGCGCCGTAACTTTGACACGGCCGACTCTTTGGTTGGTGCCCGGTCCGAGCTGGAGCTTGAATCATGA